One Micromonospora sp. WMMD812 genomic window carries:
- a CDS encoding VOC family protein yields MTVQITAGQFHAADGVEDWRCLYHVVSAYFRTGSLAKGIAFVDEVGRLAGGPEQRYVNVDLRHVGVTVSLLSRDVALARRISAAARDLDIPADPTAVQLINVTLDALVGADVLPFWRALLDYRQIDDDYLADPARRGPGFGLQPMDARRPQRNRMHLDVAVPHDQAEARIAAALAAGGRLVSDAHAPKWWVLADAEGNEACVATWVGRE; encoded by the coding sequence ATGACGGTGCAGATCACGGCCGGGCAGTTCCACGCGGCCGACGGTGTCGAGGACTGGCGATGCCTCTACCACGTGGTCTCGGCGTATTTCCGCACCGGCTCGCTGGCCAAGGGCATAGCGTTCGTCGATGAGGTCGGCCGGCTCGCCGGTGGCCCGGAGCAGCGGTACGTCAACGTCGATCTGCGTCATGTCGGCGTCACGGTGTCCCTGCTGTCGCGCGACGTTGCGCTGGCCCGGCGGATCTCGGCTGCTGCCAGGGACCTGGATATCCCCGCCGACCCGACCGCCGTGCAGCTCATCAACGTCACCCTCGACGCCCTCGTCGGCGCGGACGTGCTGCCGTTCTGGCGGGCGCTGCTGGATTACCGCCAGATCGATGATGACTATCTAGCCGACCCGGCGCGCCGGGGTCCGGGCTTCGGGTTGCAGCCAATGGATGCCCGGCGTCCACAACGCAACCGCATGCACCTTGATGTCGCCGTCCCGCATGATCAGGCCGAGGCCCGCATCGCCGCCGCCTTGGCCGCGGGTGGCCGGCTGGTCTCTGATGCGCACGCACCGAAGTGGTGGGTCTTGGCCGACGCCGAGGGCAACGAGGCGTGCGTCGCCACTTGGGTCGGCCGAGAATAG